AATACAGGCTGGCGCTGTCACGGAGAATGTTCTGAAACGGATACTGGATAATGCAGACGCAGATAATCTGAGACAACGCTCCATGCCGCGCACAACAACCCAGTTGAGCCAGGCACAAATCAACAGAATAAAAGCGATGAGTGCTTCGTATACAATCGCTGAGATTGCTGAGAAACTTGGCAAATCACCATCAACCATCCAGAAGTATTTGAAGGGAGTGAACTGACGATGGCAAGTGTATGTTGTTTGACCACATTCGATAATCCTTTTGATCCATTTGAGCAGTTCGTTGACTGGTGGCTGTTTGATACCGAAAAAGGTTACGACACTTGTGGTTTATTAGCAAGAACAGTAAAAAGCGCTGATGATTCTACAGAAAAAGAAGAATATGAGGAAATTGAACGCGCGATTGATGCGATCATTCAGAATGATTTCATGAACATCTATAAAAAAGTCAAGAAACAAGAGAAGAAAGCTTCATAGATGTGGTGAGTACCAGAAAAGGTATAGGGGGAGGGTGTCAAAAATACACCCCCTCCCCGCATCGCGGCGGTCTTCAAAATTTCTCCGGAGGGATTTTTCCAGGGAAGTTTATATTTTTTCACACTCTTCAGACGGCATTTCCAGATACAAAACGGCACGTAACCGTAAACCCCTGGTGTTTTCTTATTTGCTTCCCTCAAGATGTATAAAATCGCCGCCGCGTATCCGGGAATGTCGTCTGAAAAGTATGATGCAATTAGGTGAAAGCGTAAGTGTAAGGGGTGAACAGAAATGGCAAGAGCCAAGAAAACGGAAGAGGTGCGTAAAACCAGACCACCTTTGACACCGGAAGCACGGGAAAGCCAGTTGATTTCGTTTGCCTTGGATGAAGTTGAGAAACGGATACGGGACGGAACTGCCTCATCGCAGGTTCTTACCCATTTTTTAAAGCTTGCATCAAGAAACGAGCAACTGAAGAATGAACGGCTTGAAGAAGAAAACAAGATGTTAAGAGCAAAGACAAAAGCACTGGAAGCGAGTGTTGATTCGGGAGAGCGATATGAAGCGGCATTGCGAGCGTTCCGGGAATACAGTGGACAGGCAGGACAGGAATATTACGAAGATGATGAGAACTTACAGTGATTTAATAAAACTGCCGACTTTCGAAGAAAGATTCCGTTACCTCAAAATATACGGAAGAGTTGGCGAGGATACTTTCGGTTTCAGTCGGTATCTGAATCAGATTTTCTATAAGTCGGACGAGTGGAGGAGAATCCGAGACGCAGTGATTCTGCGGGACAATGGGTGTGACCTTGCGATGAGGGATTGGGAAATCCGTGGACGAGTTTACGTTCATCATATGAATCCGATAACTGAACAGGATATTTTAGAGCATAGTGCTTTTCTGTTTGACCCGGAATTTCTGATAACCGCCTCCCATATTACCCACAACGCGATTCATTACGGAGACGAGAGTCTCTTGCCCACTGGCTGGACTGAACGAACACGTAATGATACCTGTCCCTGGAAATGTATGTGAGGAGGATTATATGGACGAAAATAACTGCATCGGAATTGTCGTAAACTGTATGATTGCAAATGTGTATAGAACACCGGATATTGGCTCCAGAATCGTGACAATCGCAGAGTGTCTGGAGAAAGTAACGGTCGACCTGGGACAATCCACGGATGACTGGTACAAAGTACAGACTGAAGATGGTGTTGAAGGCTTTTGCATAAGCGAATATATCGCACTGTGTCAGAATTGAGGTGCCGCGTCATGGAAAGTATACTTACTTCTATTAAAAAAATGCTCGGAATACGAGAAGACTATGAGAGCTTCGATGCTGACATCATCATGCATATCAATTCTGTGTTTATGATTCTCAGCCAGCTCGGCGTCGGACCTCCGGACGGTTTTTCTATCAAAGACAAGAGCGTCACATGGGACGAGTATCTGCCCGATTCAGATGAAGAAAAGCTTTCTGCTGTGAAGAGCTATATGGGACAGAAGGTTCGGATGCTTTTCGACCCGCCGACAAGTTCGATTGTGCTGGAGTGTATGAACCGGATTACAAATGAACTCGAATGGCGGCTTATGACGCAGGCAGAAATGGAGGATAAATAGAGTGGAAGAAGACAAAATATTTTATCTGTGTGACGGGCGGGATGAAAATTGCGAAAGAACGCATTGTTACAGAATGGGCGGAGGCTGTCGTCATACGGATAACGTTCGTCATGCCAAGAGTTTTTATGTGCTTATGTACGACGGCAGTTACTGGGAAGACACCTCGTGGAAAAGATTACGGGATAAAGCTCGTCAGAAACTCTGTAACCTCTTTAACCCCATTCTTAAAGCGATTCTCCATATAAACAATTCCAGAATCAGATAGCCAAACAAGATAGATGGAATTGTTGGAACCGTTTACTTTCAACATACCAGCGCGGCTGAGTTCCCAGCATGTGTTATCGACGTCTGATAACGACCAGTTTGGGACTAAGGTGTCGCGGATTAGATTTGAGCCGCCGCAAAGTTTGGCGTCATTTTTGGGTACATTTTCTTTCCGCTTGTCAAGATACTTTTTATAAAGAATGCAGAGTAATTTGTCTGCGTCTTTTGAAAGTTGTGTTCCCATATCAATCCCTCTTTTCATATATAATCTTCTGGAACACAGTATATAGTATCTGGAAGAAGATGTCAATCAATATTTAGTATATTTCGAAAGGAAATTAAGATGAAAACAAAAAAGAAGAAAATAGTAGCATTGATGCTCACTGCGATTCTGGCAGTGACAACGCTTACTGGCTGCACGGAAGCAGACCGCGTTTCGACGAATATATCGACTGAAGCCGACAATTTCAATGTGATTCGTCGGCTGACTGTATGGAACGCAAGGTCGGACCGGGCAATATTCGAGCTGGTCGGAGCATTCTCATTTACTCTGGAAGAAAACCGAATTATAGCCATCGTTGAGACCGGACCGAACGAGTATAAGAAACATTCTGTCGGTTTGAACGAATGGACACTATGGACCGTGGAAGACATCAGCGGCGCAGACGTGGATAAGTATCATTACGAAGTAAATTTCCTCCCGGAGATGATTGTGCCGATTACTTTTACCAGCAAAGACTAGGAGGGAACAAAATGGAGGGCGATGTATTATACCATCACGGAATCAAAGGGCAGAAATGGGGTATCCGGAGATTTCAGAACAAAGATGGCTCTCTCACGGCAGCAGGCAGAAAAAGGCGGGGTGAAGGCGCAGACGGTGGGATTCATCCCGATTATCAAAGTGCTCATGGACGTAAGAGTATAAAAAGCATGAGCGACAGCGAACTTCGACGTCGAAATGACCGATTGCGGATGGAACGCGAATATGCAAAGCTGACCGCGAGACAATCGAAAGGAAAAAAAATAATAAAAACAGTTATAGCCACTGCTGGAACTATTACCGCTGCGGAGAGTGCATATAAAACCTATAGTAGAGTGATAACCAAGGCGCTGGATAAGATTGGAAATTTGAAAATCTAGCGAGGGGGAATGTCAAATGTCTTTATCGAACACGGCAACACCCAAATATTACGGAGAATTTCGCGAAGCAGTTATGCAGGGCAGAACACCGATTAACCGCGAGATCGAAATGGAAATGAATCGAATAGATGCTCTGATAGCAAACCCCGGAGTTTGGTATGATGACCAGCCTATCGAGGGTTTTATTAGTTTCTGCGAAAAAGAACTTACTCTTACGGACGGAAGCGATGTCCATCTGCTGGATTCATTTAAACTGTGGGCAGAATCGATTTTTGGCTGGTATTACTTTATCGTCAAAAGCGTATATGAGCCATATCCGGACGGGCATGGCGGACACTATGTTCGTAAACGGATTAAAAAACGTCTGATAAAAAAGCAATACCTCATTATCGCGAGAAGCGCAGCGAAATCTGTATACGCGTCTTTTATACAGAATTACTTTCTGAATGTGGTCACGACTACCACACACCAGGTAACAACTGCGCCGACTATGAAACAGGCAGATGAGGTATTATCTCCGATACGGACTGCAATAGCCCGGTCCAAAGGTTCGTATTTCCAATTTCTTACAGAAGGTTCCCTACAAAATACGACCGGTTCCAGAGCAAACCGCCAAAAGCTGGTATCCACCAAAAAAGGAATAGAGAATCTTCTTACCGGGTCTTTATTGGAAATACGTCCCATGAGTATTGACAAGCTGCAGGGACTTCGTGTGACATGTGCCACGATTGACGAGTGGTTGTCTGGTGATATCCGGGAAGACGTTGTGGGGACTTTGGAGCAGAGCGCAGCTAAAGAACAGAATGCCTCCGGAAACAACGACTACCTCATCCTGGCGATTAGCTCAGAAGGAACCGTCCGTAATGGAGCCGGAGATACCGTCAAAATGGAATTGATGAAAATTCTCAAAAGAGAATATGAGGATATTCATACGTCCATCTGGTGGTACAAGCTGGATTCGATGGCTGAAGTTAATGACCCTGCCATGTGGATAAAAGCAAATCCAAATCTGGGAAAAACGGTTACATACGAAACATACCAGGCGGATGTAGCACGAATGGAGAGTAATCCGGCAGTTCGTAACGATATTCTTGCAAAACGATTTGGAATTCCGACGGAGGGTTATACCTATTACTTCACTTATGAGGAAACGTTACCTCACAAGAAACGTCGGGAATATTGGGGAATGCCCTGCTCACTTGGAGGAGATTTATCGCAGGGAGATGATTTCTGCTCGTTTTCGTTCCTGTTCCCGTTACCGGATGGGTGCTTTGGAATAAAAACAAGAAACTACATAAGTGAATTAACACTGAAGAAGCTTCATCCAGCGTTACGTTCAAAATATGACGAGTTCATAAATGAGGGTAGCTTAATCGTTATGCCGGGCAATATTCTTGATACTATACAGGTATACGAGGAGCTTTACGATTATTTCACTGAGAGAGAATATGATGTCCGCTGCTTTGGTTATGATCCATACAATGCAAAAGAATTTGTCGCGCGATGGGAAACGGAAAACGGACCATTCGGTATCGAAAAAGTTCAACAGGGTGTACGAACCGAATCTGTTCCGCTTGGCGAGCTGAAAAAACTTTCGGAAGAGCGTATGTTGTTGTTTGACGAAGGTATTATGTCCTTCGCAATGGGTAACTGTATCGTCATGGAGGATACGAATGGAAACAGGAAACTACTCAAGAAGAGATACGAAGCGAAAATCGACCCGGTTGCGGCTACGATGGATGCGTTTATTGCGTTCAAGATTAACAGAGAAGCATTTGAATGATCAAAAGTAATAGTCAGAATTGCATTATTTTCCCATATATGATAGTATTAAGTAAATACATTTTATGGAGGAACGAGTTATGAAAAACAAAAGTGCAATGACGATTGCGTTAGTATTTACCGCTTTGAGTTCGATATCGGTGACTGCATCTGACGCAAGTATGTTCGAGTTTGAGAGTAACGGGGACGGAACTTGCATTCTGACCAAATACGTCGGCGAAGATGATGTTGATGTGACGATACCGTCATCGAGCGAAGCTGGCGAGTTGATAAGTG
This is a stretch of genomic DNA from Marvinbryantia formatexigens DSM 14469. It encodes these proteins:
- a CDS encoding terminase TerL endonuclease subunit yields the protein MSLSNTATPKYYGEFREAVMQGRTPINREIEMEMNRIDALIANPGVWYDDQPIEGFISFCEKELTLTDGSDVHLLDSFKLWAESIFGWYYFIVKSVYEPYPDGHGGHYVRKRIKKRLIKKQYLIIARSAAKSVYASFIQNYFLNVVTTTTHQVTTAPTMKQADEVLSPIRTAIARSKGSYFQFLTEGSLQNTTGSRANRQKLVSTKKGIENLLTGSLLEIRPMSIDKLQGLRVTCATIDEWLSGDIREDVVGTLEQSAAKEQNASGNNDYLILAISSEGTVRNGAGDTVKMELMKILKREYEDIHTSIWWYKLDSMAEVNDPAMWIKANPNLGKTVTYETYQADVARMESNPAVRNDILAKRFGIPTEGYTYYFTYEETLPHKKRREYWGMPCSLGGDLSQGDDFCSFSFLFPLPDGCFGIKTRNYISELTLKKLHPALRSKYDEFINEGSLIVMPGNILDTIQVYEELYDYFTEREYDVRCFGYDPYNAKEFVARWETENGPFGIEKVQQGVRTESVPLGELKKLSEERMLLFDEGIMSFAMGNCIVMEDTNGNRKLLKKRYEAKIDPVAATMDAFIAFKINREAFE
- a CDS encoding SH3 domain-containing protein, producing MDENNCIGIVVNCMIANVYRTPDIGSRIVTIAECLEKVTVDLGQSTDDWYKVQTEDGVEGFCISEYIALCQN